From the Devosia sp. FJ2-5-3 genome, the window GTCAACCATCGCCCGGGACATTCATTCCGGTGCGCTCGAAGAGGGTGGCATGCTCGCATCCGAGCGTCACCTTTGCGAGCGTTTTGGCGTCGGTCGCTCGATCATTCGCGAAGCGATCAAGCAGCTGGAGGCGATGAGCCTTGTCGAGCTGCGCAAGGGGCATCGGCCCCGCGTGGTCTATCCTACCCTGGCGCGTCTGCTGGACAGTATTTCGGGCGCATCGCGCTTGCTGTTCAGCGGCACCGAGGGCGGCGCCCATATGGAGCAGGCGCGCCTGTTCCTTGAAACCAGCATGGTTCGCTATGCAGCCCAATCCGCCACGCCGGCCCAGATCGGCAAGATGGTTGCGGCGATCGAGAAGGCCGATGGCGCGATCGAGGATTTGCCGCGCTTCCGCGATGCCGACGTGGAATTCCACCGGGCGCTCGCCGAGGTGCCGGGCAATCCGATTTTCATCGCGCTACACGACGCCTTTGTCGGTGGGCTGATGCGGGCCCGGCCCGACCCTACCGAAATCGCGCGCCATAACCGGCGCAGCAATGACGAGCACAAGGGTGTGGTGCAGGCCATCATCGCCCGCGATGCGGAGGCGGCGGTCACCATCCTGACCAAACACCTGACGCGAAATTACGCCGTCTATGTCAATCACGTGCTGGCCCCGATGGGGGGCGGCAATCAAGCGCTGGAGGTTTAGCCGATCACCGACTTCCGCAGCATTGGCTGCGGCGCCCGGGACTGACGTGGGGTTCGTTCCGGAGCAGAGTTCAAAATATTTTTCTAACAGGGGAACGTAGATGCAATTCAAGAAACTGATCGCTACCGGCCTGGCCGTGCTGATGACGTCCACCGCCATTGGCGGCGTGGTCGCTCAGCCGATCAACGAAAATCCATTGTCCGATCCGCGCGTGCGCCAGGCGATTTCCTACGCCATCGACATGGACACGATCGCGGAGACCATTTTCGAGGGCGCTGCCATTCCGGCCGACGGCCTTCTGCCGGATGGTCCGAACAAGCCGACCGATCTCAACCCGTACAAATATGATCCGGACAAGGCTCGCGAACTCCTCGCCGAAGCTGGCTGGGACAGCAATCGCGAACTGGACGTCGTCTTCTATTACGCCGACCAGGCAACGACCGACCTTATGGCCGCCATGCAGGCCTATCTCGCCGATGTCGGCATCAAGATGAACTACCGCCTGCTCGAGGGCGATATCGGCTCGCAGATCTCGGTGGTGCCGGATGATCCGGTAAACGGCCCGTCCAAGGTCACCTGGGATATGCTCTACGGTGCCCGCGCCGCGCTGGCCCTGCAGGAATATTTCAACCGCTATGCCCTGGGCGGCAAGCCGATGATCCCGAACATTCCGCGGATGAACGAGCTGGTGGCCAAGGTCAACGGCACGACGGATCCGGAAATCCAGCGCGAAGGCTACTTCGAGATGGAGCGGATCATCAACGAGAACGTCTACCAGATCCCGCTGTACTACCAGCAGCTCTACACGTTCGAGAGCACGCGCCTCAACCGCAACGGTGCCCCATACGGCAACGAGCAGTACAATTACAACTGGGGTGTCGAAGGCTGGACGATCGAGCCCGATGCCAGCGGCAAGGCGGTGATGTACACCAATACCGCCCCTGCCCAGTTCTTCGAAGTGCCGTGGCAGAATCTGGGGATCTGGGTCTCCAACAAGTTCGCCTTCGACACCGTTCTCGAATCCGACGGCGACCTGCTGCCGATCGGCGGCGAGATGGCTGACACCTATTCCGTTAGCGACGACGGCCTCACCTTCACGGTGACGCTCAAGGATGGCCTGACCTGGCACGATGGCACCGCCATTACCGGCGATGACCTGGCCTGGTCGATCGGGGCCGCGATGAAGTTCCCGATCACCCATCCCGTGGTCAAGTCGACCCTGGCCAAGATCGATGGCGCCGAGGCATTCGTGGCCGGCGAGGCCGATGCTGTCTCCGGCGTCAGCGTCGACGGCAATACGGTCACCGTCAAGTTCGCGACGGTCGATCCCAATGTGCTGCTGACTTTCAGCCAGTTCGCACCGCTTCCGGCCGCACAGTTCGAAGGTGTCGACCCGATCAATCTCCAGCAGGCTCCCTACTGGCAGAAGCCGATCGGCTCGGGTCCGTTCAAGATCGATGAAGTCGTGATGAACGACTACACGACGCTCGTGCCGTTCGAGGGCTATCACAAGGGCACTCCGAAGATCGAACAGATCATCGCCAGCCCGTCCTATGAAAACGACGCGAACCTGCTCGTCAACGCAACCGCCGGCAAGGCCGATTTCGGCTACACCAAGGTTGCCAGCGACGTGCCGGCACTCGAAGCGCTGGATCACATGGTCGTGCACCCGATCAACATCCCCTACACGCGCATGCTCTGGATCAACCAGTTCCCGCATCCGACGAACTGATTTGACTGACGGGAGCGCCGGCTTCGAGGCCGGCGCTCCTCGCATATTTTCCAATTAAGACGGGGACTGGCCAGACACCATGCTGACCTACATCATCAGGCGCATCCTGATCCTGATCCCGATGGCATTCGTCATCTGCTTCCTGGTTTATCTGGGGCTTGAGCTCACGCCGGGGGACGCTGTCTCCCACATGATCAGTCCCGATATGCTCGGCAGCATGGATCCGGAACGACTAGAAGCCCTGCGCCAGTCGCTCGGGCTCGGTCAGCCTTTCTATGTCCGGTTCTGGTCCTGGTTCACCAATCTGATCCAGGGCAATTTCGGCTATTCAACCAATGGCGGCGTGCCCATTGCCAACATCATCGCGACGCGCCTGCCGGCCACGCTGGAACTGGCCGCCATCGCGCTGTTGTTCTCGACGGTGATCGGCTGCATCCTGGGCGTGGTCAGTGCGCTCAAGCGCGGCAGCGCCACCGACAGCGCGCTGACGGTCGTCGGCATGCTGGGCGTCTCCATCCCCGAATTCTTCTTCGGCCTCGTCGCCATCCTGATTTTCGGTCTCAATCTCGGCTGGTTGCCCGTGGGCGGACGTTCCATGCCTGGCTATCTGACCTTCTGGGATCGGGTGCCGCATCTGGTCATGCCATCCCTCGTGCTCTCCATCATGCTGACCGCCGGCGTCATGCGTTATGCGCGCTCCTCCATGCTCGATGCGCTGAGCCGCGATTTCATCAAGACCGCCCGTTCGAAGGGCCTGCCGGAATGGCGCGTCAACGTGCTGCACGGCTTTCGCGTGGCGCTGACCCCGGTGGTCGTGCTGATCGGCTTCCGCCTGCCGGTGCTCATCGGCGGCTCGGTCATCATCGAACAGGTCTTTCAATGGCCCGGGATCGGCAATGAGTTCATCTCGGCCGTCCGCTCCCAGGATTATCCGGTGGTGATGACCATCGCGCTGCTCTCGGTGATGGCAGTGCTGATCGCCAGCCTGATCGTCGACATCCTGACCGCCCTTATCGATCCGCGCGTGCGGCTGGGAGAATAGTTTCATGACAGCCCCCATTGCTCGTTCCACTCGCCGTCGCACAAGGCTAGACGCCCAGTTCGATCGCATCCGC encodes:
- a CDS encoding FCD domain-containing protein, which codes for MQISSFPGPVRPDVDPSAKFGRPDLSKGSPNPCGQPANGPSAVPDAAEIASTIARDIHSGALEEGGMLASERHLCERFGVGRSIIREAIKQLEAMSLVELRKGHRPRVVYPTLARLLDSISGASRLLFSGTEGGAHMEQARLFLETSMVRYAAQSATPAQIGKMVAAIEKADGAIEDLPRFRDADVEFHRALAEVPGNPIFIALHDAFVGGLMRARPDPTEIARHNRRSNDEHKGVVQAIIARDAEAAVTILTKHLTRNYAVYVNHVLAPMGGGNQALEV
- a CDS encoding ABC transporter permease encodes the protein MLTYIIRRILILIPMAFVICFLVYLGLELTPGDAVSHMISPDMLGSMDPERLEALRQSLGLGQPFYVRFWSWFTNLIQGNFGYSTNGGVPIANIIATRLPATLELAAIALLFSTVIGCILGVVSALKRGSATDSALTVVGMLGVSIPEFFFGLVAILIFGLNLGWLPVGGRSMPGYLTFWDRVPHLVMPSLVLSIMLTAGVMRYARSSMLDALSRDFIKTARSKGLPEWRVNVLHGFRVALTPVVVLIGFRLPVLIGGSVIIEQVFQWPGIGNEFISAVRSQDYPVVMTIALLSVMAVLIASLIVDILTALIDPRVRLGE
- a CDS encoding ABC transporter substrate-binding protein, with translation MQFKKLIATGLAVLMTSTAIGGVVAQPINENPLSDPRVRQAISYAIDMDTIAETIFEGAAIPADGLLPDGPNKPTDLNPYKYDPDKARELLAEAGWDSNRELDVVFYYADQATTDLMAAMQAYLADVGIKMNYRLLEGDIGSQISVVPDDPVNGPSKVTWDMLYGARAALALQEYFNRYALGGKPMIPNIPRMNELVAKVNGTTDPEIQREGYFEMERIINENVYQIPLYYQQLYTFESTRLNRNGAPYGNEQYNYNWGVEGWTIEPDASGKAVMYTNTAPAQFFEVPWQNLGIWVSNKFAFDTVLESDGDLLPIGGEMADTYSVSDDGLTFTVTLKDGLTWHDGTAITGDDLAWSIGAAMKFPITHPVVKSTLAKIDGAEAFVAGEADAVSGVSVDGNTVTVKFATVDPNVLLTFSQFAPLPAAQFEGVDPINLQQAPYWQKPIGSGPFKIDEVVMNDYTTLVPFEGYHKGTPKIEQIIASPSYENDANLLVNATAGKADFGYTKVASDVPALEALDHMVVHPINIPYTRMLWINQFPHPTN